The Methanosarcinales archaeon sequence TTAAATTGACCTATATTGGCCATTATCAGAAAATAATAAAAAGTCTCTAAAATATTTGATAAATTCTACCAGATAGATAGTACTTCTACCAGGCCATATAGTGGTTCAGGACTTGGACTTGCGATTGTCAAAGGTATTATTGAGGGGCATGGTGGCACGATCCGTGTAGAAAGTACCATTGGAAAGGGAAGTACGTTTATTGTAACATTTAACAAATAATCGGGGGTTTTTTTATATTAATAATATCATCATTGCTAATTATATTTTTCTATTAATCGACAGGTTTAAGTATCATATGTTGCATATTGATATTTGACGATAAATAGTCAAGTTTAGCAAGAATAGGAGGAAATACATTATGATGGCTCGCTTGATACATAAACAAGTACAGGTACAAAATGATGATATGCGATTCTGCCCAGATTGCCACAGGCAGATCACACAGCACATCATCACCAATAATTGGAAAGAAATGAGTGTTTGTGATTGCGGCTGGAATTCCAGCCTAAAAATTAGAATTGGACCGCATGAATCCAATTTTTATAAGATCGCCCCATCTCTGGAAAAGGAAGAATACCTTGAATTGATAAAAACATTAACGCTAAAATAATTTCAACAAGGGCATGAGGCGTTTAAAGATCACACCCCTTTTTTTCGCCTTAATCCACCCGAGTGTGAAGCACGCCTTTGGCCCATCTCTCTTTTATTCAATAATTTTATTTACATCCTTGTAGAATTTCAATAATTTCTTGGTAAGTTCATTCTCTACATCAAGAGTGAACGTTCTGAACGCTTTACCCACCTTTTGTTCTTTTACAATACCAAGCTTAAGAAGCGGTTCCATGACCCTTGACACGCTTGAGTGGGATAGACCTGTCTCTTCTGCTATACCAAAAAGAAAAGTTGTTTTGCCCCGTTTATCCAGGAGATTTTCCAGAACCAATAGTTGAGCTGTTTTCCCGAATATTTGTTCTAATGAACT is a genomic window containing:
- a CDS encoding MarR family transcriptional regulator, giving the protein MSSLEQIFGKTAQLLVLENLLDKRGKTTFLFGIAEETGLSHSSVSRVMEPLLKLGIVKEQKVGKAFRTFTLDVENELTKKLLKFYKDVNKIIE